The following are from one region of the Nerophis ophidion isolate RoL-2023_Sa linkage group LG20, RoL_Noph_v1.0, whole genome shotgun sequence genome:
- the LOC133538646 gene encoding cell surface A33 antigen-like isoform X1, with product MFFSRMLLSLSFLGFLSDFGVSCCGQNCADKPVFSPPRLVVEFGAAASASCSVCQSACHDKKFGLEKSVGTLNQSGTTISWTIDRMDQWSSSPICYYNMGNGSQCCSILPVIVYQYPQKVHLEWIRQDGPLLEGQRYTLSCAVEKVAPVRNLIVEFLEGSRLLAKYDIKNSREKKPSDTVFMHNITASKDINGAYYCCQAKLDLGPEGPLHQRVVKSGTLLSTVHYKPQLSGASNLGLITLSTGDSLHLNCSAEGNPRPSYNWTLPSLASAQSPFTGDIFVVDSVTTAHTGQYICSVSNSMGSTTAHFNVEVQANYMHIILAVAAAVVALVVLAFIVVYIRCYRLNKTGKYNLRDVLRLRQPHVALPTGEL from the exons ATGTTTTTCTCTCGCATGCTTTTGTCGCTTTCCTTTTTGGGCTTCCTCAGCGACTTCGGCGTGTCCTGCTGTG GTCAGAACTGTGCGGACAAGCCTGTCTTCAGTCCGCCCAGATTGGTGGTGGAGTTTGGCGCGGCAGCGTCCGCCAGCTGCTCCGTGTGCCAGAGCGCTTGCCACGACAAGAAGTTTGGCCTGGAAAAATCAGTCGGGACTTTAAACCAAAGCGGGACCACCATTTCATGGACCATCGACAGAATGGACCAGTGGTCTTCATCCCCCATATGCTACTACAACATGGGCAATGGCTCCCAGTGCTGTAGCATCCTGCCAGTGATTGTTTATC AGTACCCACAGAAGGTCCATTTAGAATGGATCCGTCAAGACGGCCCGCTGTTGGAGGGTCAACGGTACACGCTGTCCTGTGCAGTGGAGAAAGTGGCTCCAGTTCGAAATCTGATTGTGGAATTCCTGGAAGGGTCCAGATTGTTGGCTAAGTACGACATAAAGAACAGCAGAGAGAAGAAGCCGTCCGACACGGTGTTCATGCACAACATCACTGCCAGCAAAGATATTAATGGCGCCTATTACTGCTGTCAAGCCAAGCTGGATTTAGGACCTGAGGGGCCACTACATCAACGTGTGGTGAAATCTGGCACGCTCTTGTCAACAGTTCACT ATAAGCCTCAGTTGAGTGGTGCGTCCAATTTGGGACTAATCACACTTTCGACGGGAGATTCGCTTCACCTCAACTGCTCGGCCGAGGGCAACCCAAGACCCTCGTACAATTGGACTCTCCCATCATTGGCCTCCGCTCAATCCCCTTTCACTGGCGACATTTTCGTCGTTGACTCAGTGACCACGGCGCACACCGGACAGTACATCTGCAGTGTCAGCAACAGCATGGGGTCAACCACTGCTCACTTTAACGTGGAAGTACAGG CCAACTACATGCATATTATTTTAGCGGTGGCAGCAGCGGTTGTCGCACTTGTGGTCCTCGCCTTCATCGTCGTGTACATCCGTTGCTACCGACTTAACAAGACTGGGAAGTACAACCTGAGAGACGTCTTGCGTTTGCGCCAACCACACGTCGCCTTGCCCACCGGGGAGTTGTAA
- the LOC133538646 gene encoding cell surface A33 antigen-like isoform X2 has protein sequence MPCCSFWSTPSQNCADKPVFSPPRLVVEFGAAASASCSVCQSACHDKKFGLEKSVGTLNQSGTTISWTIDRMDQWSSSPICYYNMGNGSQCCSILPVIVYQYPQKVHLEWIRQDGPLLEGQRYTLSCAVEKVAPVRNLIVEFLEGSRLLAKYDIKNSREKKPSDTVFMHNITASKDINGAYYCCQAKLDLGPEGPLHQRVVKSGTLLSTVHYKPQLSGASNLGLITLSTGDSLHLNCSAEGNPRPSYNWTLPSLASAQSPFTGDIFVVDSVTTAHTGQYICSVSNSMGSTTAHFNVEVQANYMHIILAVAAAVVALVVLAFIVVYIRCYRLNKTGKYNLRDVLRLRQPHVALPTGEL, from the exons atgccttgctgttcgttttggtccacgccga GTCAGAACTGTGCGGACAAGCCTGTCTTCAGTCCGCCCAGATTGGTGGTGGAGTTTGGCGCGGCAGCGTCCGCCAGCTGCTCCGTGTGCCAGAGCGCTTGCCACGACAAGAAGTTTGGCCTGGAAAAATCAGTCGGGACTTTAAACCAAAGCGGGACCACCATTTCATGGACCATCGACAGAATGGACCAGTGGTCTTCATCCCCCATATGCTACTACAACATGGGCAATGGCTCCCAGTGCTGTAGCATCCTGCCAGTGATTGTTTATC AGTACCCACAGAAGGTCCATTTAGAATGGATCCGTCAAGACGGCCCGCTGTTGGAGGGTCAACGGTACACGCTGTCCTGTGCAGTGGAGAAAGTGGCTCCAGTTCGAAATCTGATTGTGGAATTCCTGGAAGGGTCCAGATTGTTGGCTAAGTACGACATAAAGAACAGCAGAGAGAAGAAGCCGTCCGACACGGTGTTCATGCACAACATCACTGCCAGCAAAGATATTAATGGCGCCTATTACTGCTGTCAAGCCAAGCTGGATTTAGGACCTGAGGGGCCACTACATCAACGTGTGGTGAAATCTGGCACGCTCTTGTCAACAGTTCACT ATAAGCCTCAGTTGAGTGGTGCGTCCAATTTGGGACTAATCACACTTTCGACGGGAGATTCGCTTCACCTCAACTGCTCGGCCGAGGGCAACCCAAGACCCTCGTACAATTGGACTCTCCCATCATTGGCCTCCGCTCAATCCCCTTTCACTGGCGACATTTTCGTCGTTGACTCAGTGACCACGGCGCACACCGGACAGTACATCTGCAGTGTCAGCAACAGCATGGGGTCAACCACTGCTCACTTTAACGTGGAAGTACAGG CCAACTACATGCATATTATTTTAGCGGTGGCAGCAGCGGTTGTCGCACTTGTGGTCCTCGCCTTCATCGTCGTGTACATCCGTTGCTACCGACTTAACAAGACTGGGAAGTACAACCTGAGAGACGTCTTGCGTTTGCGCCAACCACACGTCGCCTTGCCCACCGGGGAGTTGTAA